Proteins from a genomic interval of Bradyrhizobium sp. CCGB01:
- a CDS encoding amino acid ABC transporter ATP-binding protein — protein MNPIVKSVGLRKSFGAFEALKGIDLEIGRGEVLCIIGPSGSGKSTFLRCINQLEAIDGGALWVDGELVGYRRAGRKLFELSEREIARQRLATGMVFQRFNLFPHKTALENVVEGPVQVLKLERGQAEFEARELLARVGLADKCGAYPIELSGGQQQRVAIARALAMKPALMLFDEPTSALDPELVGEVLSVMRDLARTGMTMIVVTHELGFAREVASRVLFMDQGQVVEGGPPEQVLGRPTQIRTRDFISAVLN, from the coding sequence GTGAATCCGATCGTGAAATCCGTCGGCCTGCGCAAGTCTTTCGGTGCGTTCGAAGCACTCAAGGGCATTGATCTCGAGATCGGTCGCGGCGAGGTGCTGTGCATCATCGGTCCGTCCGGCTCGGGAAAGAGTACGTTCCTGCGCTGCATCAACCAGCTCGAGGCGATTGATGGCGGAGCCTTGTGGGTCGACGGTGAACTGGTCGGCTACCGACGCGCGGGCCGTAAGCTATTCGAGCTCTCCGAACGCGAGATCGCGCGACAACGGCTCGCCACCGGCATGGTGTTTCAGCGCTTCAACCTGTTTCCGCACAAGACGGCGCTGGAAAACGTCGTCGAAGGACCGGTCCAGGTCCTCAAGCTGGAGCGCGGGCAGGCCGAGTTCGAGGCTCGCGAGTTGCTTGCCCGGGTCGGACTTGCCGACAAATGCGGTGCTTATCCGATCGAGCTGTCGGGCGGCCAGCAGCAGCGCGTCGCGATCGCGCGCGCTCTGGCGATGAAGCCGGCGCTGATGTTGTTCGACGAGCCGACCTCCGCGCTCGATCCCGAACTGGTCGGCGAGGTGCTCTCCGTCATGCGCGACCTCGCGCGGACCGGAATGACCATGATCGTCGTGACGCACGAGCTCGGCTTCGCACGCGAAGTTGCGAGCCGGGTATTGTTCATGGACCAGGGGCAGGTGGTTGAGGGCGGGCCGCCCGAGCAGGTTCTCGGCAGGCCCACTCAAATCCGCACACGCGACTTCATCTCGGCAGTGCTGAACTAG
- a CDS encoding substrate-binding domain-containing protein has protein sequence MAGKRVTIADVAKATGVSPGAISRILNNDPTLNVREETKETVRRAIAELGYTPNPQARGLRLARSGSLAMIVPEINSPAFVAIIQGAQRAAYELGYSMLIGGIGEEGEDPNLAARILSSNRVDGFLVSTGKQEARQLAAVQQLQAPAVLVNRHLNDRFPHVVLDDEAGVALAIRHLAGLGHERIGFLGSTRRFLGTRRLAGFKDTLVQCGLRFDKRFVVNCGYDREGGEAGARTVLALPDRPTAIFATNHLVAAGALRAAQELGLEVPDDLSVVSFYDGPVADLLTPAVTAVAYPLDRLGYEAVRMLVRLITGEALAAAGIVIQPTGLVIRQSTGAKSG, from the coding sequence GTGGCTGGCAAGAGAGTGACGATAGCCGACGTCGCGAAGGCGACGGGCGTTTCGCCCGGCGCGATCTCGCGCATCCTGAACAACGACCCGACGCTTAACGTTAGGGAAGAGACCAAGGAGACGGTCCGCCGCGCGATTGCGGAACTGGGCTACACCCCCAATCCACAGGCGCGGGGCCTACGCCTTGCACGCTCGGGCAGCCTTGCGATGATCGTCCCTGAGATCAACAGCCCGGCATTCGTCGCGATCATTCAGGGCGCACAGCGTGCAGCCTACGAACTCGGATATTCGATGCTGATCGGCGGGATCGGCGAGGAAGGTGAAGATCCGAACCTGGCTGCGCGCATTCTCTCCAGCAACAGGGTCGACGGATTTCTCGTCTCCACAGGCAAGCAGGAGGCGCGGCAATTGGCCGCCGTGCAGCAGCTCCAGGCGCCTGCCGTGCTGGTGAATCGTCACCTGAACGATCGGTTTCCACATGTCGTGCTGGATGACGAAGCGGGCGTGGCGCTCGCGATACGCCACCTGGCAGGCCTCGGCCACGAGCGGATCGGATTTCTCGGGAGCACACGTCGCTTTCTGGGCACGCGACGCCTCGCCGGGTTCAAGGACACGCTCGTCCAATGCGGCCTGCGCTTCGACAAGCGGTTCGTGGTCAATTGCGGCTATGACCGCGAGGGTGGCGAAGCGGGCGCGCGGACCGTGCTTGCTCTGCCGGACCGTCCGACTGCGATCTTTGCCACCAATCATCTGGTCGCCGCGGGCGCGTTGCGCGCGGCGCAAGAGCTCGGATTGGAGGTTCCGGACGATTTGTCCGTCGTGAGCTTCTACGACGGGCCGGTTGCGGATCTGCTGACGCCGGCCGTGACGGCGGTCGCCTATCCGCTCGACCGGCTTGGCTATGAGGCGGTGCGGATGCTGGTTCGCCTGATCACAGGTGAAGCACTGGCCGCGGCTGGCATCGTCATTCAACCGACCGGGCTCGTCATCAGGCAGTCAACCGGCGCCAAATCAGGATGA
- a CDS encoding Lrp/AsnC ligand binding domain-containing protein has product MELDRIDRKILAVLQQDGRIANVELAERIGLSPTSIGERLKRLQREGFVEGYGARLNPHRLGLGLLVFVEVLLDKTTPDNFERFARAVKLAPEVLECHMVAGGFDYLVKARLADMTAYRRFLGETLLSMPGVRETRTYAVMEEIKRDAPLPVE; this is encoded by the coding sequence ATGGAACTCGATCGAATTGACCGGAAGATCCTCGCGGTTTTGCAGCAGGATGGGCGCATAGCCAATGTCGAGCTCGCCGAACGCATCGGGCTGTCGCCGACCTCGATCGGCGAGCGGCTGAAGCGGTTGCAGCGCGAGGGCTTCGTCGAGGGCTATGGGGCGCGGCTCAATCCGCACCGGCTTGGCCTCGGTCTTCTGGTGTTCGTCGAGGTGCTGCTCGACAAGACCACGCCGGACAATTTCGAGCGCTTCGCGCGCGCGGTGAAACTCGCGCCCGAGGTGCTGGAGTGTCACATGGTTGCAGGCGGCTTCGACTATCTTGTGAAGGCGCGGCTTGCCGACATGACCGCCTATCGACGCTTCCTCGGCGAGACCTTGCTGTCGATGCCGGGCGTGCGCGAGACGCGAACCTATGCGGTGATGGAAGAGATCAAGCGCGACGCACCGTTGCCGGTGGAGTAA
- a CDS encoding ArgE/DapE family deacylase, protein MTKDDLLAAIERDRCSHIAFLQAFIREPSPNPPGDTRRAAEIVTRYLASRGIEASIVGPREDLPNVVAEFEGGRSGRRLVMNGHIDVFPVGDGKGWSRDPWSGALEDGCVHGRGACDMKAGTAASVIAFSYLHARRAALTGSLGLTAVSDEETGGRWGSRWLLENDTRWHGDCMINAEPSGLQTIRFAEKGTLRLTFTVRTAGAHGAHLHKSESATRIAASLINRLEQVEEIVPDLPPSLRTYLALPDVRAAADRAMGPGAADILAQPTLNIGTIKGGLKVNMIPASCVFEADIRLPIGLDATRVMQTVHTILADYPQADVAVQEAASNPSNSCAHDHPMVSILARNAEAISGVRPVAVPSLGATDCKFWRYHKVPAYIYGPAPTRMAAADECVSVEEFMTIIKTHALSAWDYLTESE, encoded by the coding sequence ATGACGAAAGATGACCTGCTCGCCGCGATCGAACGCGATCGCTGCTCCCACATCGCCTTCCTCCAGGCGTTTATCCGCGAGCCGTCGCCCAATCCGCCGGGCGATACGCGACGGGCCGCGGAAATCGTGACGCGCTATCTCGCGAGCCGTGGCATCGAGGCGTCGATCGTGGGTCCGCGCGAGGACCTGCCCAATGTGGTCGCCGAATTCGAGGGAGGGCGCAGCGGGCGGCGGCTGGTGATGAACGGCCATATCGACGTGTTTCCGGTGGGTGACGGCAAGGGCTGGTCGCGCGATCCATGGTCGGGCGCGCTGGAGGACGGCTGCGTGCATGGCCGCGGCGCCTGCGACATGAAGGCAGGTACCGCCGCGTCGGTGATCGCTTTCAGCTACCTTCACGCCCGTCGCGCCGCATTGACGGGCAGCCTCGGTCTGACCGCGGTGTCCGACGAGGAGACTGGCGGACGCTGGGGCAGCCGCTGGCTGCTCGAAAACGATACGCGCTGGCATGGCGACTGCATGATCAACGCTGAGCCCAGCGGTCTGCAGACCATCCGTTTCGCCGAAAAAGGCACGTTGCGGCTGACCTTCACGGTGCGAACCGCGGGTGCGCATGGCGCACATCTGCACAAATCCGAGAGCGCGACGCGCATCGCCGCGAGCCTGATCAACCGGCTTGAACAGGTTGAGGAGATCGTCCCCGACCTGCCACCCTCGTTACGGACCTATCTCGCGTTACCCGACGTGCGCGCGGCGGCCGATCGCGCAATGGGTCCCGGCGCCGCCGACATCCTGGCCCAACCGACGCTGAATATCGGCACGATCAAGGGCGGCCTGAAGGTCAACATGATTCCCGCCTCATGCGTGTTCGAGGCCGATATTCGATTGCCGATCGGCCTGGACGCTACCCGGGTCATGCAGACCGTCCATACCATTCTCGCTGACTATCCGCAGGCGGACGTGGCCGTTCAGGAAGCTGCCAGCAACCCTTCCAACTCGTGCGCACACGACCATCCGATGGTTAGCATTCTCGCACGCAATGCCGAGGCCATATCAGGCGTGCGCCCGGTAGCGGTTCCCTCGCTCGGCGCCACCGACTGCAAGTTCTGGCGCTATCACAAGGTGCCTGCCTATATTTACGGGCCAGCGCCAACGCGCATGGCCGCGGCCGACGAATGCGTGTCGGTCGAGGAGTTCATGACAATTATCAAGACCCATGCGCTGTCGGCGTGGGACTACCTGACCGAAAGCGAATAG
- a CDS encoding TPM domain-containing protein: MSIKRIARHLMQHHWRAKQIFPQAVLARIEQAIRQGEISHSGQVRFVVEGALDGRPLFRNQPARERALDVFSHLRIWDTAHNNGVLIYLLLADRDVEIVADRGIDAKVGAARWERICRRMEAQFGSGQFERGVIAGIEAVSRELAQHFPPQGPHSNELPDTPVVM; this comes from the coding sequence ATGAGCATCAAGCGCATTGCCAGACATCTGATGCAGCATCATTGGCGGGCGAAGCAGATCTTTCCGCAAGCCGTGCTCGCCCGTATCGAGCAGGCGATCAGGCAGGGTGAGATCAGCCATTCCGGCCAGGTCCGCTTCGTGGTCGAAGGCGCGCTCGACGGCAGGCCGCTGTTCCGCAACCAGCCGGCCCGCGAGCGCGCGCTCGACGTGTTCTCGCACCTGCGTATCTGGGACACCGCGCACAACAACGGCGTCCTGATCTACCTCCTGCTCGCCGATCGCGACGTGGAGATCGTCGCCGATCGCGGCATCGATGCGAAGGTTGGTGCCGCGCGTTGGGAGCGGATCTGCCGCCGGATGGAGGCCCAATTCGGCTCGGGACAGTTCGAGCGTGGCGTGATCGCCGGCATCGAGGCGGTGTCGCGCGAGCTGGCGCAGCATTTTCCGCCGCAGGGGCCGCACAGCAACGAGCTGCCGGATACGCCGGTGGTGATGTAG
- a CDS encoding glutathione S-transferase family protein, producing the protein MPSYRLHYFPESGNSYKLALMLTLCGETFEPVWTDFGGGVTRTAEWRKAVNEMGEIPVLEVDGVKMTQTAPLLLKLAEQYGRFGAETADEKFELLRWLFWDNHKLTGYMATYRFMRAFTQNNDPQVLKHFRRRLDDFLGILEGHLQHNAFAIGTRPTVADISMMAYLHYPSDEHGFDFAESHPAVHAWLGRMAALPGWKPAYELLPGKRMTNYAK; encoded by the coding sequence ATGCCCAGTTATCGCCTGCACTACTTCCCCGAATCCGGCAACAGCTACAAGCTGGCGCTGATGCTGACGCTCTGCGGCGAGACGTTCGAGCCGGTCTGGACCGATTTCGGCGGCGGCGTCACGCGCACGGCGGAATGGCGCAAGGCCGTGAACGAGATGGGCGAGATCCCCGTGCTCGAGGTCGACGGCGTGAAGATGACGCAGACCGCTCCCCTGCTGCTCAAGCTTGCCGAGCAATACGGCCGTTTCGGCGCCGAGACGGCGGACGAAAAATTCGAGCTGCTGCGCTGGCTGTTCTGGGACAACCACAAGCTCACCGGCTACATGGCGACCTACCGCTTCATGCGCGCCTTCACGCAAAACAACGATCCGCAGGTGCTGAAGCATTTTCGCCGGCGGCTCGACGACTTCCTCGGCATTCTCGAGGGCCATCTCCAGCACAATGCCTTCGCGATCGGCACCAGGCCGACGGTCGCCGATATCTCGATGATGGCCTATCTGCATTATCCGAGCGACGAACACGGCTTCGATTTCGCGGAAAGCCATCCCGCCGTCCACGCCTGGCTCGGCCGCATGGCGGCGCTGCCCGGCTGGAAGCCTGCGTATGAGCTGCTGCCGGGAAAGCGGATGACGAACTACGCGAAGTGA
- a CDS encoding CaiB/BaiF CoA-transferase family protein codes for MEKGIFAGLKVLDCASFIAAPAAATVLSDFGADVVKIEPPGAGDPYRNLPNLPGYPTGEHNFAWLLEARNKKSIALDLSRPEAQAVLYKLVEEADVFITNMPPPVRAKLGITYDHLAHLNDRLIYASFTGYGEKGEEANKPGFDSNAYWARSGLMDLVRADTDTTPARSVAGMGDHPCAMAFYGAIVTALYQREKTGKGSHVASNLMANGVWAASVLAQAKLCGAKFGERRPRERALNAVANHYQCKDGRWLILSLLSEEKQWPTLARCLGREDLIDDPRFATKADRHARSVELIKILDDTFATRDLAEWRKILDGNGLVFGVVGILDDIPNDKQMLDNEVLVPFENDTMLTISSPIWIDGAKKVQPRKPPGVGEHSDEILRGAGYDENAIKQLRSSGAVG; via the coding sequence ATGGAAAAGGGCATTTTTGCGGGGCTGAAGGTTCTGGACTGCGCGAGCTTCATCGCAGCGCCTGCTGCCGCGACCGTGCTGTCGGATTTCGGCGCCGACGTCGTCAAGATCGAGCCACCCGGCGCCGGCGATCCCTACCGCAATCTGCCCAACCTGCCGGGCTATCCGACCGGCGAGCACAATTTCGCCTGGCTCCTGGAGGCCCGCAACAAGAAGAGCATCGCGCTCGACCTCTCCAGGCCGGAGGCGCAGGCCGTGCTCTACAAGCTCGTGGAAGAGGCCGACGTCTTCATCACCAACATGCCGCCGCCGGTGCGGGCCAAGCTCGGCATCACCTATGATCACCTCGCCCATCTCAACGACCGGCTGATCTACGCCTCCTTCACCGGCTACGGCGAGAAGGGCGAAGAGGCCAACAAGCCCGGCTTCGACAGTAACGCCTATTGGGCGCGCTCCGGCCTGATGGATCTCGTCCGCGCCGATACCGACACGACGCCAGCCCGCTCGGTCGCCGGCATGGGCGACCACCCCTGCGCCATGGCGTTCTACGGCGCCATCGTCACCGCGCTCTATCAGCGCGAGAAGACCGGCAAGGGCTCGCATGTCGCCTCCAACCTGATGGCGAACGGGGTGTGGGCGGCGAGCGTGCTCGCGCAGGCAAAACTGTGCGGCGCCAAGTTCGGCGAGCGGCGCCCGCGCGAGCGCGCGCTCAATGCGGTCGCCAACCATTATCAGTGCAAAGACGGCCGCTGGCTGATCCTGTCGCTGCTGAGCGAGGAGAAGCAGTGGCCGACGCTGGCGCGCTGCCTTGGCCGCGAGGATTTGATCGACGATCCCCGCTTCGCCACCAAGGCCGACCGCCACGCCCGCTCGGTTGAGCTGATCAAGATTCTGGATGACACCTTTGCCACCAGGGACCTTGCCGAATGGCGCAAGATCCTCGACGGCAATGGCCTCGTGTTCGGCGTCGTCGGCATCCTGGACGACATCCCGAACGACAAGCAGATGCTCGACAACGAGGTGCTGGTGCCGTTCGAGAACGACACCATGCTCACCATCTCGAGCCCGATCTGGATCGACGGCGCGAAGAAAGTGCAGCCGCGCAAGCCGCCCGGCGTCGGCGAGCACAGTGACGAGATCTTGCGCGGGGCGGGATACGACGAGAACGCGATCAAGCAGCTCAGGTCGTCGGGGGCTGTGGGGTAA
- a CDS encoding amino acid ABC transporter permease, with amino-acid sequence MESVLTERSVMSGADDLSEDISQFEHVKRKHVGRYVSGALIVALAFWVVMAFAHGRIEWAFVGQYLTVRSIVVGLGNTVLMTALAMLLGISIGVTVAIMRLSANPVINWAAASYVWFFRGTPVLLQLLLWFNLALVFPNLGIPGLVEVPTVEVMTPFLAGLLGLGINQGAYTSEVVRAGLLSVDQGQYEAAKAIGMPRLQALRRIILPQAMRVIVPPIGNELIGMVKLTSLASVIQFPEIVYSAENIYYANNRVIELLIVAGIWYVVVVTVLSVLQGRVERHFARGAGTSGANTRTGK; translated from the coding sequence ATGGAAAGCGTATTGACCGAACGTTCCGTCATGAGTGGGGCAGATGACCTCTCGGAAGACATCTCCCAATTCGAGCATGTGAAGCGGAAGCACGTGGGCCGCTATGTCAGCGGTGCGTTGATCGTGGCGCTCGCGTTCTGGGTGGTGATGGCGTTCGCCCATGGCCGGATCGAATGGGCGTTCGTCGGGCAATACCTCACCGTGCGCAGCATCGTCGTCGGCCTCGGCAATACCGTGCTGATGACCGCATTGGCCATGCTGCTCGGGATCTCGATCGGGGTCACCGTGGCCATCATGCGGCTTTCGGCCAATCCCGTGATCAATTGGGCAGCGGCGAGCTACGTCTGGTTCTTTCGCGGCACGCCCGTGCTGTTGCAGCTGCTGCTATGGTTCAACCTTGCGCTGGTGTTCCCGAATCTCGGCATTCCCGGACTTGTCGAAGTGCCGACCGTGGAGGTGATGACGCCTTTCCTCGCTGGACTGCTGGGGTTGGGCATCAATCAGGGCGCCTATACGTCGGAGGTCGTGCGCGCCGGCCTGTTGTCCGTCGACCAGGGGCAATACGAGGCCGCCAAGGCGATCGGCATGCCGCGTCTGCAAGCGCTGCGCCGGATCATCCTGCCTCAGGCAATGCGCGTGATCGTGCCCCCGATCGGAAACGAGCTCATCGGCATGGTCAAGCTGACGTCGCTCGCGAGCGTGATCCAGTTTCCGGAAATCGTCTATAGCGCGGAAAACATCTACTACGCGAACAACCGGGTCATCGAGCTGCTGATCGTCGCGGGCATCTGGTACGTGGTCGTCGTCACGGTGCTCTCCGTCCTTCAGGGGCGGGTCGAGCGGCATTTCGCGCGCGGCGCAGGTACATCCGGCGCAAACACACGAACTGGGAAATAG
- a CDS encoding ABC transporter substrate-binding protein, which yields MLSRTRLYLAFGALVVAFGHAAGIACAQGTKTIINAATVPKYPPFEFKDPASGKLTGFDVEIVDAIAARMGIKVNWIDSSFDQLISSIETRRADIIVAGMADTPERRATVSFLNYLHANSVFFALRVNAARFPDLDALCGKRVATARRTIWPAAIEKWSDEHCVAAGKPAVIVVGTDGSPDTRLQLNQGRADAAVQGAETIPYQNTIEGNRYVILGKPFLVQDMGLGFARDDVQFGQKLKQALAGLMADGSYQELLRKWGLTDSAIEHAMVNGEP from the coding sequence ATGTTGTCGCGAACCCGACTTTATCTCGCATTCGGCGCCCTCGTGGTTGCGTTCGGCCACGCCGCGGGCATCGCCTGCGCACAGGGGACGAAGACGATCATCAACGCGGCGACGGTGCCGAAATATCCTCCTTTCGAATTCAAGGACCCTGCGTCCGGCAAGCTGACTGGATTCGATGTCGAAATCGTCGACGCCATAGCGGCCAGGATGGGCATCAAGGTGAACTGGATCGATTCGAGCTTCGACCAGCTGATCAGCTCGATCGAGACCAGACGCGCCGACATCATCGTTGCCGGCATGGCCGACACGCCGGAGCGCCGCGCCACTGTGAGCTTCCTGAACTATCTGCATGCCAATTCGGTGTTCTTCGCGCTGCGGGTCAACGCCGCGCGCTTCCCGGATCTGGACGCGCTGTGCGGTAAACGGGTTGCCACCGCGCGTCGGACCATCTGGCCGGCGGCGATCGAGAAATGGAGCGACGAGCATTGCGTCGCAGCCGGCAAGCCCGCCGTGATCGTGGTGGGGACGGACGGATCGCCAGATACGCGGCTGCAGTTGAACCAGGGCCGCGCGGACGCAGCGGTCCAGGGTGCCGAAACGATCCCCTATCAGAACACGATCGAGGGCAACCGCTACGTCATTCTCGGCAAGCCGTTCCTCGTCCAGGACATGGGCCTCGGCTTCGCCAGGGACGACGTGCAATTCGGCCAGAAGCTCAAGCAGGCGCTTGCCGGGTTGATGGCGGACGGCAGCTATCAGGAACTGCTGCGCAAATGGGGGCTGACTGACAGTGCGATCGAGCACGCCATGGTCAATGGTGAGCCCTGA
- the putA gene encoding bifunctional proline dehydrogenase/L-glutamate gamma-semialdehyde dehydrogenase PutA yields the protein MPNIPPPFSAPYAPDDAEIAARLLPASHLGPPQEARIDRTATRLIEAIRKRDDRLGGVEDMLREFALSTKEGLALMVLAEALLRVPDARTADQFIEDKLGEGDFIHHETKSTAFLVNASAWALGLSARVIQPGETPDGTIGRLVKRLGAPAVRTATRQAMRLMGNHFVLGETIEQALERGKPRSGQKPRYSFDMLGEGARTAADAKRYFDAYASAIETIGKAAGSNPLPDRPGISVKLSALHPRFEAISRDRVMTELVPQLLDLAQRAKAHDLNFTVDAEEADRLELSLDVIAATLADPSLKGWHGFGLAIQAYQKRASAVIDYVDALARAHDRKLMVRLVKGAYWDTEIKRAQERGLDGYPVFTRKAMTDLNYVACASKLLGLRPRIFPQFATHNALTVATVLELAQSSGGFEFQRLHGMGEALYEQLAKDHPDIAYRTYAPVGSHRDLLAYLVRRLLENGANSSFVAQAADYRVPVPALLQRPADAIVRPQQAIHPRIPLPGDLFAPERRNSRGVEFGARTALDRLLADVKAEAADHKQIADATADQANAAVTAARAGFAAWSRTPAGTRAAALEQAAHLLENRSAHFIALLQVEGGKTLDDALSELREAADFCRYYAAQGRKLFGSDAAMPGPTGESNALAMRGRGVFVAISPWNFPLAIFLGQVTAALMAGNSVVAKPAEQTPRIAREAVALLHEAGIPRRALHLVTGDGRIGAALTAHPDIAGVVFTGSTEVARAINRTLAAKDGPIVPLIAETGGINAMIADATALPEQVADDVVTSAFRSAGQRCSALRLLFVQEDVADRMIEMIAGAARELKLGDPADVATHVGPVIDAEAKQRLDAHIARMKREARLHFAGTAPDGCFVAPHIFELKSAGQLTEEVFGPILHVVRYRAENLERVLQAIERSGYGLTLGVHSRIDDTIEAIIDRVQVGNIYVNRNMIGAVVGVQPFGGNGLSGTGPKAGGPHYLARFATEQTVTINTAAAGGNAALLAGEE from the coding sequence ATGCCGAACATCCCGCCTCCCTTCTCCGCTCCCTACGCGCCCGATGATGCCGAGATCGCCGCGCGGCTCTTGCCGGCGTCGCATCTTGGTCCGCCGCAGGAAGCACGGATCGACCGCACCGCGACGCGGCTGATCGAGGCGATCCGCAAGCGCGACGACCGGCTCGGCGGGGTCGAGGACATGCTGCGGGAGTTCGCACTCTCGACCAAGGAAGGGCTGGCACTGATGGTGCTGGCCGAGGCGCTGCTGCGCGTTCCAGACGCGCGCACCGCCGACCAGTTCATCGAGGACAAGCTCGGCGAGGGCGACTTCATCCATCACGAGACCAAGTCCACGGCGTTCCTGGTCAACGCCTCGGCCTGGGCGCTCGGCCTCTCGGCGCGAGTGATCCAGCCCGGCGAAACACCCGACGGCACCATCGGCCGGCTGGTGAAGCGGCTGGGCGCGCCCGCGGTGCGCACCGCCACGCGCCAGGCGATGCGACTGATGGGCAATCATTTCGTGCTGGGCGAGACCATCGAGCAGGCGCTGGAGCGGGGTAAGCCGCGCTCGGGCCAGAAGCCGCGCTATTCCTTCGACATGCTCGGCGAAGGCGCGCGCACGGCTGCGGATGCGAAACGCTATTTCGACGCCTATGCCAGTGCGATCGAAACCATCGGCAAGGCGGCCGGTAGCAATCCCCTGCCCGACCGGCCCGGCATCTCCGTCAAGCTGTCGGCGCTGCATCCGCGCTTCGAGGCGATCAGCCGCGACCGCGTGATGACTGAACTGGTGCCGCAACTGCTGGACCTCGCGCAGCGCGCCAAGGCCCATGATTTGAACTTCACTGTCGATGCCGAGGAAGCCGACCGGCTGGAGCTGTCGCTCGACGTGATCGCGGCAACGCTCGCCGATCCGTCGCTGAAGGGCTGGCACGGATTTGGCCTGGCGATCCAGGCCTATCAGAAGCGCGCGAGCGCCGTGATCGACTATGTCGACGCACTCGCCCGCGCGCATGACCGCAAGCTGATGGTGCGGCTGGTCAAGGGCGCCTATTGGGACACCGAGATCAAGCGCGCGCAGGAGCGCGGGCTCGACGGCTATCCCGTGTTCACGCGCAAGGCGATGACGGATCTGAACTACGTCGCCTGCGCCTCAAAACTGCTCGGCTTGCGGCCGCGCATTTTTCCGCAATTCGCCACCCACAACGCCCTGACGGTCGCGACCGTGCTGGAGCTTGCGCAGAGCAGCGGCGGCTTCGAATTCCAGCGCCTGCACGGCATGGGCGAAGCGCTCTACGAGCAGCTCGCCAAGGATCACCCCGACATCGCCTACCGCACCTATGCCCCGGTCGGCAGCCATCGCGACCTGCTCGCCTATCTGGTGCGGCGGCTACTGGAGAACGGCGCCAACTCGTCATTCGTGGCGCAGGCGGCCGATTATCGCGTGCCGGTGCCGGCGCTGTTGCAGCGACCGGCAGACGCCATCGTCCGGCCGCAGCAGGCGATCCACCCCAGGATTCCGCTGCCGGGCGATCTGTTCGCGCCGGAGCGGCGCAATTCGCGCGGCGTCGAATTCGGCGCGCGCACCGCGCTCGACCGGTTGCTGGCAGACGTGAAGGCCGAGGCCGCCGACCACAAGCAGATCGCGGATGCAACGGCGGATCAGGCCAACGCTGCGGTGACTGCTGCACGCGCAGGCTTTGCGGCCTGGAGCCGGACGCCGGCGGGCACGCGCGCGGCGGCGCTGGAGCAGGCCGCGCATCTGCTGGAGAACCGGAGCGCTCATTTCATCGCGCTGCTGCAAGTCGAGGGCGGCAAGACGCTCGACGATGCGCTCTCCGAGCTTCGCGAGGCCGCCGACTTCTGCCGTTACTATGCCGCGCAGGGGCGAAAGCTGTTCGGCTCCGATGCCGCCATGCCCGGCCCGACCGGCGAGAGCAATGCGCTCGCCATGCGCGGCCGCGGCGTGTTCGTGGCGATCTCGCCGTGGAACTTTCCGCTGGCCATTTTCCTTGGCCAGGTCACGGCGGCGCTGATGGCCGGCAACAGCGTGGTCGCAAAACCCGCCGAGCAAACCCCGCGCATCGCGCGCGAGGCCGTCGCCCTGCTGCACGAGGCCGGCATCCCCAGGCGCGCGCTGCATCTCGTCACCGGCGATGGCCGCATCGGCGCGGCGCTGACCGCGCATCCTGATATCGCCGGCGTCGTCTTCACCGGCTCGACCGAGGTCGCTCGGGCGATCAACCGGACGCTCGCCGCCAAGGACGGCCCGATCGTACCGCTGATCGCGGAGACCGGCGGCATCAACGCGATGATCGCGGATGCGACCGCGCTGCCCGAGCAGGTCGCCGACGACGTCGTGACCTCTGCCTTCCGTTCCGCCGGCCAGCGCTGCTCGGCACTGCGGCTCTTGTTCGTGCAGGAGGACGTCGCCGACCGCATGATCGAGATGATCGCCGGCGCGGCGCGCGAGCTGAAGCTTGGTGATCCCGCCGACGTCGCAACCCATGTCGGCCCCGTGATCGACGCCGAGGCCAAGCAGCGCCTCGATGCGCATATCGCGCGGATGAAGCGCGAGGCGCGGCTGCACTTTGCCGGCACCGCGCCCGATGGCTGCTTCGTCGCGCCGCACATCTTCGAGCTCAAAAGCGCCGGCCAGCTCACCGAGGAGGTGTTCGGCCCGATCCTCCACGTCGTGCGCTACCGTGCCGAAAACCTCGAACGCGTCCTGCAAGCGATCGAGCGCAGCGGCTACGGGCTCACGCTCGGCGTCCACTCCCGCATCGACGACACGATCGAGGCCATCATCGACCGCGTCCAGGTCGGCAACATCTACGTCAACCGCAACATGATCGGCGCCGTGGTCGGCGTGCAGCCGTTCGGCGGCAACGGCCTGTCCGGAACCGGCCCGAAAGCGGGCGGCCCACACTATCTCGCGCGCTTTGCGACCGAGCAGACCGTCACGATCAACACAGCGGCAGCCGGCGGCAACGCTGCTCTGCTCGCAGGGGAGGAGTAA